In the Leptotrichia sp. oral taxon 212 genome, one interval contains:
- a CDS encoding ABC transporter permease — translation MELSEKDEKYVISLLKQAKKVEAIAFVKDKTGITLKEAKDYIDKKNDNEYYDKNMSISEEDEQYLSSLINENKELEAVTFLHKNKDMSLLEAKNYTDRLILKKNIETKKESSRKWNSVYDEKLNSFVPNLARQKKALKIMKGVFLILLLFSLVQLIFLDRSSDIKMIIFSFSILGILVLMITLPLGSLSIRYIENKLQKLKNLELSNQFEVKAFISNFDLFLQVLGILIFIIIIPILFIKNYKEVDYKNYKEIFYFLVLIAITAAGIYELLKMSKNKKYSLNIDNREITLLYNKNEMKSIKIEKINFIEFNTEKSSRGISSNIPVIQIFDMEKNIFAEMKVKISDYILLKMYFERHKIMVDDNFKIL, via the coding sequence GTGGAGTTATCAGAAAAAGATGAGAAATATGTTATTTCCTTACTCAAGCAAGCAAAAAAAGTGGAGGCTATTGCCTTTGTTAAAGATAAAACAGGAATAACTTTAAAAGAGGCTAAAGATTATATTGATAAAAAAAATGATAATGAATATTATGATAAAAATATGTCTATTTCTGAAGAAGATGAACAATACTTATCTTCTCTGATTAATGAAAATAAAGAACTGGAGGCAGTTACTTTTCTTCATAAAAATAAGGATATGTCTTTATTGGAAGCAAAAAATTATACAGATAGGTTAATTTTAAAGAAAAATATTGAAACTAAGAAAGAAAGTAGCCGTAAATGGAATAGTGTTTATGATGAAAAATTAAATTCTTTTGTTCCTAATTTAGCTAGACAAAAGAAAGCACTAAAAATAATGAAAGGTGTTTTCCTGATACTTCTGCTTTTTTCTTTAGTTCAGTTGATTTTTTTGGATAGAAGCTCAGATATAAAAATGATAATTTTTAGCTTTTCTATCTTAGGTATTCTAGTTTTGATGATAACTTTACCTCTAGGTAGCTTAAGTATCCGCTATATAGAGAATAAATTACAAAAACTTAAAAATCTGGAACTCTCAAATCAGTTTGAAGTCAAAGCTTTCATCAGTAATTTTGATTTGTTTTTACAAGTCCTAGGAATTCTTATATTTATTATTATAATCCCTATTCTTTTTATTAAAAACTATAAGGAAGTTGACTATAAAAACTATAAAGAAATCTTTTATTTTCTTGTGTTGATTGCAATCACAGCTGCTGGTATTTATGAACTCTTAAAAATGTCGAAGAATAAAAAATATTCTTTAAATATAGACAACAGAGAAATTACTCTGTTATACAATAAGAATGAAATGAAATCTATAAAAATTGAGAAAATAAATTTTATTGAATTTAATACTGAAAAATCTAGTAGGGGAATAAGCAGTAATATTCCTGTTATACAAATTTTTGATATGGAAAAAAATATATTTGCTGAGATGAAAGTAAAAATAAGTGATTATATCCTATTGAAAATGTATTTTGAAAGACATAAAATAATGGTGGATGATAATTTTAAAATTCTTTAA
- a CDS encoding UDP-galactopyranose mutase codes for MAELPAFIIKRLPVRYTYDNNYFNDRYQGIPEKGYNVIFDKLLKGIDIKLNTDFFENREELMKKAEKIVFTGMIDQFFEYRYGVLEYRSLKFENEMHDTDNYQGNAVVNYCEREIPYTRIIEHKHFEFGKQPKTVITKEYPEEWKEGDEPYYPVNDDKNNEIFRKYKKLAENEKNVIFGGRLADYKYYDMCNIIEKVLETVKVELG; via the coding sequence GTGGCTGAATTACCGGCCTTTATAATAAAAAGGCTTCCTGTAAGATATACTTACGACAATAACTATTTCAACGACAGATATCAGGGAATACCTGAAAAAGGTTATAATGTGATTTTTGACAAGCTGCTTAAAGGAATAGACATAAAACTGAATACAGACTTTTTTGAAAATAGGGAAGAATTAATGAAAAAAGCTGAAAAAATTGTATTTACAGGAATGATAGATCAATTTTTTGAATACAGATATGGTGTACTTGAATACAGAAGCCTGAAATTTGAAAATGAAATGCATGATACAGACAACTATCAGGGAAATGCAGTAGTAAATTACTGTGAAAGGGAAATCCCTTATACAAGAATAATAGAGCATAAACATTTTGAATTTGGAAAGCAGCCAAAGACAGTCATTACAAAAGAATATCCTGAAGAATGGAAGGAAGGGGATGAGCCCTATTACCCTGTCAATGATGACAAAAATAATGAGATATTCAGAAAATATAAAAAATTGGCTGAAAATGAAAAAAATGTAATTTTTGGAGGAAGACTGGCTGACTATAAGTATTATGACATGTGCAATATAATTGAAAAAGTTCTGGAAACTGTAAAGGTGGAACTGGGATAA
- a CDS encoding NAD(P)-binding protein, with protein MKYDYLIVGAGLFGAIFAYEAKKRGKKSLVIDRRSHTGGNTYCENTEGINVHKYGAHIFHTDKKEIWDYLGQFCTFNNYINSPVANYKGEIYNLSFNMNTFNKLWGVITPEQAKKEIEKQIRESGITEPENLEEQAISLVGKDIYEKLVKGYTEKQ; from the coding sequence ATGAAATATGATTATTTAATAGTGGGAGCAGGCCTATTTGGAGCCATATTTGCCTATGAAGCAAAAAAAAGAGGAAAAAAATCCCTTGTAATAGACAGAAGAAGTCATACAGGCGGAAACACATACTGTGAAAATACGGAAGGAATAAACGTACATAAATACGGGGCTCATATCTTTCATACGGATAAGAAGGAAATATGGGATTATCTTGGGCAGTTCTGCACTTTTAATAATTATATAAATTCACCTGTTGCAAACTACAAAGGGGAAATATATAACCTGTCTTTTAATATGAATACTTTCAATAAACTATGGGGAGTTATAACTCCTGAACAGGCAAAAAAAGAGATAGAAAAGCAGATAAGGGAATCAGGTATAACAGAGCCTGAAAATCTGGAGGAACAGGCAATTTCATTAGTAGGCAAAGATATATACGAAAAGCTTGTGAAAGGATACACTGAAAAACAGTAG
- a CDS encoding glycosyltransferase family 4 protein, whose amino-acid sequence MISDKVLILFPYEININNGGPSGFLAHNLIDKPRDCFILSQDIIKMPPEKITKKIDYLIKRILFLWKNRGKDKGKLKEEFFYKYYFEKLEAKNYRYIFFHETIHFERFRKYISENQVIILQSHSPEIPSVEYRNWAPLNTEEISFREKAEKEAFKRADIIVFPNEGCVSIYETLITDRSKIKYILSGAKKDYNNDRKNNYELPEDKINLMYIGRRNKIKGFDIVLETFRKAREKRKDINLVIIGNGEKISEEGITDIGFSKNPIGWYNSADYLINANRQSYFDLSVIEALTTGIPIIMSDNFGHSYYKGKSSLIKTFDVDSPDELYEILTGNLEKRDYRKTENMELYEKNLTDGCYYERFKKFVREIRDTEG is encoded by the coding sequence ATGATATCAGACAAGGTTTTAATACTGTTTCCTTATGAAATAAATATAAATAATGGAGGTCCATCAGGTTTTCTTGCACATAATCTGATCGATAAACCAAGGGACTGTTTTATATTATCTCAGGATATTATAAAAATGCCTCCAGAAAAAATAACTAAAAAAATAGACTATCTCATAAAAAGAATTTTATTTTTATGGAAAAACAGAGGAAAAGATAAAGGAAAACTGAAAGAAGAATTTTTTTATAAATATTATTTTGAAAAATTGGAAGCGAAAAACTACAGATATATATTCTTTCATGAAACTATTCATTTTGAAAGGTTCAGAAAGTATATATCAGAAAACCAGGTTATTATACTGCAGTCCCATTCTCCTGAAATTCCATCTGTAGAGTACAGAAACTGGGCACCTTTAAATACAGAGGAAATTTCTTTCAGGGAAAAAGCTGAAAAGGAAGCCTTTAAAAGGGCAGATATCATAGTTTTTCCAAATGAAGGATGCGTTTCCATTTATGAAACTCTCATAACGGACAGAAGTAAAATAAAATACATTCTGAGCGGAGCAAAAAAAGATTACAATAATGACAGGAAAAACAATTATGAACTTCCTGAAGATAAAATAAATCTGATGTATATCGGAAGAAGAAATAAGATAAAAGGATTTGATATTGTTTTAGAAACTTTCAGAAAAGCGAGGGAGAAAAGAAAAGATATAAATCTGGTAATAATAGGGAATGGAGAAAAAATAAGCGAAGAAGGGATAACAGACATAGGATTTTCAAAAAATCCTATAGGATGGTATAATTCTGCTGACTATCTGATTAATGCAAACAGGCAGAGCTATTTTGACTTGTCAGTAATTGAAGCGCTGACAACGGGAATTCCTATAATAATGTCGGATAATTTTGGACACAGCTATTATAAGGGGAAGTCCTCCTTAATAAAAACTTTTGATGTAGACAGTCCTGATGAACTGTATGAAATACTTACAGGAAATCTGGAAAAAAGAGATTACAGAAAAACAGAAAATATGGAATTATATGAAAAAAATCTGACAGACGGATGTTATTATGAAAGGTTCAAAAAATTTGTCAGGGAGATTAGGGATACGGAAGGATAA
- the yibB gene encoding protein YibB, which produces MKSERMKPISIVTAFFDIGRGEIGEEYPDYLRRTNDTYFEHFSRLAVLENEMVVFTSEEHSDRIMKLREGKPTKVIIINLKKKFRRQLEAIEKVQKSEEFRNRVNKDILINIEYWSPEYVLINNLKTYFVNYAIRKKLVSGELVAWVDFGYIRDMETLNGIKCWKYNFDKKKIHLFTIRKKHPLNSMEDVYSAIFNNAVYIIGGSIVGSPEKWREFYRLLRNNQNELLKENVIDDDQGLYMMSIFKRPELFKLNYLGKDRWFHLFRKYDETAKVSFLDKIKDMIV; this is translated from the coding sequence ATGAAAAGTGAAAGAATGAAGCCTATAAGCATAGTTACTGCATTTTTTGATATAGGCAGAGGAGAGATAGGAGAAGAATATCCTGACTATCTGAGAAGGACAAATGACACGTATTTTGAACACTTTTCAAGGCTTGCTGTACTGGAAAACGAAATGGTTGTATTCACTTCGGAGGAGCACAGTGACAGGATTATGAAACTGAGGGAAGGAAAGCCTACAAAAGTAATTATAATAAATCTTAAGAAAAAATTCAGAAGACAGCTGGAAGCGATAGAAAAAGTACAGAAAAGTGAAGAATTCAGAAACAGGGTAAATAAGGACATTCTTATAAATATAGAATACTGGTCTCCGGAATATGTGCTTATTAATAACCTGAAAACCTATTTTGTCAATTATGCAATAAGGAAAAAGCTTGTATCAGGAGAGCTTGTGGCGTGGGTAGATTTTGGGTATATAAGGGATATGGAAACGCTTAATGGCATCAAATGCTGGAAATATAACTTTGATAAGAAAAAGATACATTTATTCACTATAAGGAAAAAACATCCCCTCAACAGTATGGAGGATGTATACAGTGCAATTTTTAATAATGCCGTGTATATTATAGGAGGCTCGATTGTGGGAAGTCCGGAAAAGTGGAGGGAATTTTACAGGCTGTTAAGAAATAATCAGAATGAGCTTTTAAAGGAAAATGTTATTGATGATGATCAGGGACTTTATATGATGAGCATATTTAAAAGACCTGAACTGTTTAAGCTGAACTATCTTGGAAAGGACAGATGGTTTCACCTCTTCAGAAAATATGATGAAACTGCGAAAGTGAGTTTTTTGGATAAGATTAAGGATATGATAGTTTAA
- a CDS encoding capsular polysaccharide synthesis protein, translating into MENKKLKFSNSKVYEINRILNKKPWKYIYKEIMPKTLYKCIQRKVDFLQQEAVAESWDRVIEEYFKGKIDKVEVFPKKSLTGRKIIWQYWGTGWEYGKLPDIVKLCYKSADKNKGNYEIIRLDNENFKEYIEFPEFIMEKIKNGSMGYTHFSDLLRLALLDAFGGVWLDASILLTAPLSDYTADGILEKKGYFMFQRSESTENKEFWKKLNSDYFSWYERSKVRVLNSVIFSEKNNKMIHLLLELMLIFWKKESEIPHYFFFQILYNELAGKYMPEEKCGIVDDTLPHILFSKWNDRFSENELNSITEKINIHKLTQKGISKEKCIRDSFYDYFNKKFDV; encoded by the coding sequence ATGGAAAATAAAAAGTTAAAGTTTTCAAATTCAAAAGTTTACGAAATAAACAGAATACTGAATAAAAAGCCATGGAAGTACATATATAAGGAAATAATGCCAAAAACTCTTTATAAATGTATACAGAGGAAAGTTGACTTTTTGCAGCAGGAGGCTGTGGCTGAAAGCTGGGACAGAGTAATTGAGGAATATTTTAAAGGAAAGATTGATAAAGTTGAAGTTTTTCCAAAGAAAAGTCTGACAGGAAGAAAAATAATATGGCAGTACTGGGGAACAGGATGGGAATACGGGAAACTTCCTGACATTGTGAAACTCTGTTATAAGTCGGCTGATAAGAATAAAGGAAACTATGAAATTATAAGGCTTGATAATGAAAATTTTAAGGAGTATATTGAATTTCCTGAATTTATTATGGAAAAAATAAAAAATGGGAGTATGGGATATACTCATTTCAGTGATTTGCTGAGACTGGCACTGCTTGATGCTTTTGGTGGTGTCTGGCTTGATGCTTCGATTTTACTGACGGCTCCATTATCGGATTATACTGCGGACGGTATACTTGAAAAAAAAGGGTATTTTATGTTTCAGCGTTCGGAAAGTACTGAAAATAAAGAGTTCTGGAAAAAACTGAACAGTGATTATTTTTCATGGTATGAAAGAAGTAAAGTCAGAGTTCTGAACAGCGTTATTTTTTCAGAAAAAAATAATAAAATGATACATTTACTGCTGGAGCTAATGCTTATTTTCTGGAAAAAAGAAAGTGAAATTCCACATTATTTCTTTTTTCAGATACTTTATAATGAGCTGGCAGGAAAGTATATGCCTGAAGAAAAATGCGGAATTGTGGATGATACCCTGCCTCATATTCTTTTCAGCAAATGGAATGACAGATTTTCTGAAAATGAACTGAATAGTATTACAGAAAAAATAAACATTCATAAATTAACACAGAAGGGAATATCAAAGGAAAAATGTATTCGAGATTCATTTTATGATTATTTTAATAAAAAATTTGATGTATAA
- a CDS encoding glycosyltransferase family 9 protein — MKILVIHTAFIGDIVLSTPLIQKIRDIYPDSEIDYLTLPGNKSIISNNPNLRDIILYDKKGTDRGIKGFFRMLKIVKNNKYDLAIIPHRFIRSILLARMAGIKKLVGFDVATGSFLLTDVRHYDMKKHEVERLLDLVDYSGKRVPLGIYPSREDNEKIEEILNGKQYRNLITVAPGSQRPEKIWPMEKYDELIKRLAENEENVIAVTGGKAEKSLQLKSLDTENVIDLRGEISLLEFAALLSKSDIIISNDSGPIHIGSAFEKPFVIGIFGPGKRGLGFFPWTEKSNVIEDNEFYENSITAIPEKQHAYSKDYYLGIPGITVDRVYGEVIKRLEEKNGK; from the coding sequence ATGAAAATATTAGTAATCCATACGGCATTCATAGGGGACATAGTCCTTTCAACGCCATTAATACAGAAAATAAGGGATATTTATCCTGACTCTGAGATAGATTATCTCACTTTACCGGGAAATAAAAGCATTATAAGTAATAATCCAAATCTGAGGGATATAATACTTTATGATAAGAAGGGAACAGACAGGGGAATAAAGGGATTTTTCAGGATGCTTAAAATTGTGAAAAATAATAAATATGATTTAGCGATTATTCCCCATAGATTTATAAGATCAATACTGCTTGCAAGAATGGCAGGGATAAAAAAATTAGTAGGATTTGATGTGGCAACAGGTTCATTCCTTCTGACTGATGTGAGACATTATGATATGAAAAAACATGAAGTGGAAAGGCTTCTTGACCTTGTTGATTACAGCGGGAAAAGAGTACCTCTAGGAATATATCCTTCCAGGGAAGATAATGAAAAGATAGAGGAAATTTTAAATGGAAAGCAATATAGAAATCTCATAACAGTTGCGCCTGGAAGTCAGAGACCGGAAAAAATATGGCCAATGGAAAAATATGATGAATTAATAAAAAGACTTGCTGAAAATGAGGAAAATGTAATTGCCGTAACAGGCGGAAAAGCTGAGAAAAGCTTACAGTTAAAATCATTGGATACTGAAAATGTTATTGATTTAAGAGGGGAAATATCCCTGCTTGAGTTTGCGGCACTACTTTCAAAATCAGATATAATAATAAGTAATGACAGCGGGCCCATCCATATAGGAAGCGCCTTTGAAAAGCCCTTTGTTATTGGGATTTTTGGACCGGGTAAAAGAGGGCTGGGATTTTTTCCGTGGACAGAAAAAAGTAATGTCATAGAAGACAACGAATTTTATGAAAACAGTATTACTGCCATTCCTGAAAAGCAGCATGCATATTCAAAGGATTATTACTTAGGAATACCTGGAATAACAGTTGACAGGGTGTATGGAGAAGTTATAAAAAGATTGGAAGAGAAAAATGGAAAATAA
- a CDS encoding ABC transporter ATP-binding protein, translating to MEEILNENVGNVSTHKTDNVFECKNLSKSYGYENALNSINLSLERGKIIGLLGPNGSGKTTLIKLANDLLKPSSGYLFINGKKPGVESKKVVSYLPDKNYLDDSQNINSILRLFKDFYFDFNEERALSMLADLKIDPKRRFKHLSKGNKEKVQLILVMSRDADLYLLDEPIAGVDPVAREYILDTIIKNYNRKGTIIISTHLIADVERVLDEVIFINKGNILLHENTEHIKSVHNKSIDEYFREVFK from the coding sequence ATGGAAGAAATTTTAAATGAAAATGTGGGAAATGTTTCAACACATAAAACTGATAATGTTTTTGAATGTAAAAATCTTTCTAAAAGTTATGGATATGAAAATGCCCTTAACAGCATCAATCTTTCTCTTGAAAGAGGAAAAATTATTGGGCTTCTTGGACCTAATGGAAGTGGAAAAACAACTCTTATAAAGCTTGCAAACGATTTGCTAAAACCTTCTTCGGGATATCTGTTTATAAATGGTAAAAAACCGGGAGTGGAATCAAAAAAGGTGGTTTCATATCTTCCTGACAAGAATTATCTCGATGATTCGCAGAATATTAATTCAATATTGAGACTTTTTAAGGATTTCTACTTTGACTTTAATGAAGAGAGGGCTCTTTCAATGCTTGCAGACCTTAAAATAGATCCTAAAAGAAGATTTAAGCACCTTTCAAAAGGAAACAAGGAAAAAGTTCAGCTTATTCTTGTAATGAGCAGGGATGCAGACCTTTATCTTCTGGATGAACCTATTGCAGGAGTTGACCCTGTTGCCAGGGAGTACATACTCGATACCATAATTAAAAATTATAACAGAAAAGGAACTATAATTATTTCAACACATCTGATTGCAGATGTTGAAAGGGTTCTGGATGAAGTTATCTTTATTAACAAAGGTAATATTCTACTTCACGAAAATACAGAGCATATTAAATCTGTTCACAATAAAAGCATTGATGAATATTTCAGGGAGGTTTTCAAATGA